In Schizosaccharomyces osmophilus chromosome 1, complete sequence, the genomic window TCGGGCAAAGCATATTAACCAAAAAGATAAAGCAATCTCTACTCTTACAAACAAATAGGAAATGACTTagatgaaagaattttattAACATTTCTTGCTAAGGTATTCTATTGTTTACgaatttgtaaacaatcaattttttttttttttaacgcGGaatcttctatttttaatgaatctCAACCTTTCATAGGAAAAGCCAATAGacttttggaaattatTACATTAATTTGGAGATATGTGTTCCCTTTCCACTGGGAACAAACTGCATGTCTTTTTAACTCCAGCAGAGCCGGTCACCCAAAAAGTTGCTCGTCTAACTATTCGTGCATCCTCAATATTAAGAtatgaattgaaaagaaaaaaataaaaaaagaaaaaattaaaagtttGTTCATTTGCAGAGAAGGAGGATACCAATCAATGTACCTATAACTTAAGTCAAAAGAGAGACTCTACTTAAGTTCccaaaaatcaaatttcGAAACCTTTGATcttcaatcttttttaaatggagttttgttttcttttgattaGTATTAATTGatctatttttattttattccttCAGCGTCTCTCTCAAACCACCCTGAAACCCAAGTGTAAACAAGTCCGATTTACTACGTTATGACTCGATAAACGAATTATGCAATGCAACACAGTGATACATGCATCGTTTGTATACATTAATAATATTGCCCCCATTGATCACTAAGCCGTGACTGTTTTTTGGTGGTTTACGAACAAGCGTTTCTTACTTAAAAATATTGTTCGTCCACCAACCTCTTTTGAAACTAAACAAAATGGCACGTAGACCCGCTCGTTGCTACCGCTACATTAAGAACAAGCCTTACCCCAAGTCTCGTTACAACCGTGCCGTCCCTGATCCCAAGATCAGAATCTTTGACTTGGGCCGTAAGCGTGCCACTGTTGACGAGTTCCCCTTGTGCATTCACTTGGTTTCTAACGAGTTGGAACAAATTACCTCCGAAGCTCTCGAAGCTGCTCGTATTACCACCAACAAGTACTTGGTTAAGATCGCTGGTAAGGATGCTTTCCACCTCCGTGTCCGTGCTCATCCCTACCACGTTGTCCGTATCAACAAGATGCTTTCTTGTGCCGGTGCCGATAGATTGCAACAAGGTATGCGTCACGCTTTCGGTAAACCCAACGGTTTGGTTGCCCGTGTGAGAATTGGCCAAGTCTTGATGTCTATCCGTACCAAGGACTCCAACCGTACTACTGCTATTGAAGCCCTCCGTCGTTGCCAATACAAGTTCCCTGGtcaacaaaaaatcattgTTTCCAAGAAATGGGGTTTCTCTCAATACAACCGTACTGAATTCATTGAGAAGCGTAGCCGCGGTGAAGTCATTCCTGATGGCTGCTACGCCAAGTTCTTGAACAAGCGTGGTAAACTTGACGAGAAATTTGAAGCTTTCCCTGATGCTTCTTTCAACCTTGCTTAAGTTAGCATAGCGTACAACGCACTACAGCTTGtataaaatttggtttATCCAGGAGTTATATTCATTCAGTAAATCATAGGTATAAATTTAAACATTGTTTTAGTTGCTActatttggaatttttaaGAGACAATCCACAATAAGACATTGCAAAAAGCTAAACCGAAGATAATTAGACCTGTAACGAAAACCGCATATATATGTTATTTTACAATCTAATGTACACAAAATCTGAAGCCGTTAGAGTTGAACTCTTGAACTATTGTAATCCTGAAACCCTGAAAAAATCGCTTAGTACTCCCAGAAAGCAAACTAAACCATTTTAAATTAACAAATCCTCATCAGCatcctcttcttcgtcaaaATCGTCGACCTTATCCGCATGGTAAATTATAGCACCCCCATCGACGAATCCAAATTCAGCTGGCTTTGCGACGTCTTGGGCGCCAAAATGAGGTAGAAACACTCCTTCTCGttcttttcgttctttttctgacaAAGTAAGATTGAAAGGAACATCGAGATCCGTCGGTGCTTCCGGCTCTAACTGCTTCTGAGAGCCGACAAAAGGCGTAAAGGCTTCAAGAGCcccattttttaaagtaCATGTTTCTTTAATAACACGTCCGCtcttctttcgaaaatCTACGTAACAAACTATAGCTGTTTCACAATTCGATCCTAACAGATTGACAATGGTGCAATCTTGTAATTCTTCCGTCAATGGGTTTGGTTGACTTCGCATTCTCGCATCGTGTTCCACCATGATATGTTGCATTCCAGTGAATGAAACAGTGCACGTACTTGTATAGTCTAAAAATGTTTCACAGGTGGGGAGGTAAGATGGATAATTTTCCAACGATACGTCCTTGTGGTAGGCCGTAAGGAATGCAGTAGATCCCAAAGCCAGGATAGATCCAAAAAACATAGAGAAACTAGATACAGAGTTGTTCAAAATTGGATTTATGACATCAACGACAATTAAATGCTGATGCTCTGGTTTCCACCATTGCACAACCTCGTCATACAACTCTTTCAAGCTCTTCATTTTATTCCAGCTTGTAGCATAGATGAATTGGTCGACTTCAGAAGGGCAGTTGGCTTTTAAAGTCTCGTAAGAAACGAATAGCACTTTAATATTTCTGCCGGAAATCAATTGTTAGTAATTTCGTACACTGTGAAACACCAGTCTTTCGTACCTGGAAGCTGCTGACTTGATCATAAACTGAAGGAGAGGTTTACCCGTTTGCTGAATATCATCCTTAAGAACTGTCAATGGAGATAATTCGCGTAAGCATCGATCAAGCAAGAATTTTGACATCTTATAATTATATTCACGGGGAGCTCGTAtcaatccaaaaaatcctAGAAACCCTGTCAAAGCAACCGAACaaatagaaacaaagaaaatatatattgGCTTTTGAGGAACCTATACTGCTATCCAGTATATAGAGACGTTCTTTCCTATGGTCTTTTAGAACCCTTGTGCAACTGCCAAAGAATAGCGAATCTGTACGATCACGTAAAATTAATATTGGATGGATTTCTTGTACTT contains:
- the rpl1001 gene encoding 60S ribosomal protein L10, with the translated sequence MARRPARCYRYIKNKPYPKSRYNRAVPDPKIRIFDLGRKRATVDEFPLCIHLVSNELEQITSEALEAARITTNKYLVKIAGKDAFHLRVRAHPYHVVRINKMLSCAGADRLQQGMRHAFGKPNGLVARVRIGQVLMSIRTKDSNRTTAIEALRRCQYKFPGQQKIIVSKKWGFSQYNRTEFIEKRSRGEVIPDGCYAKFLNKRGKLDEKFEAFPDASFNLA
- the elp5 gene encoding elongator complex subunit Elp5 codes for the protein MSKFLLDRCLRELSPLTVLKDDIQQTGKPLLQFMIKSAASRNIKVLFVSYETLKANCPSEVDQFIYATSWNKMKSLKELYDEVVQWWKPEHQHLIVVDVINPILNNSVSSFSMFFGSILALGSTAFLTAYHKDVSLENYPSYLPTCETFLDYTSTCTVSFTGMQHIMVEHDARMRSQPNPLTEELQDCTIVNLLGSNCETAIVCYVDFRKKSGRVIKETCTLKNGALEAFTPFVGSQKQLEPEAPTDLDVPFNLTLSEKERKEREGVFLPHFGAQDVAKPAEFGFVDGGAIIYHADKVDDFDEEEDADEDLLI